From the genome of Tachysurus fulvidraco isolate hzauxx_2018 chromosome 20, HZAU_PFXX_2.0, whole genome shotgun sequence, one region includes:
- the LOC113661317 gene encoding voltage-gated hydrogen channel 1-like: MVIGQFGLTMVRFLKFFTVVGDDQEAVSKWHDEELNVSEDLEPPNLTTSQLTFRDGLKRLFSSEKFQIAVVILVILDALFVLCELLLDLSIIKVDEHHIAPEEFHYLSLALLTFFMVELGFKLYAFQMEFFHHKFKLFDGIVVILSFIMNIVYIFKENAFDARGFLILVRLWIINGILLSVKSQADHNVNKLKEENDRLLHQISVLQEHKTAMEQEVSKLNALLKHYIQRAQF, translated from the exons ATGGTGATCGGGCAATTTGGATTGACCATGGTCCGTTTTCTGAAGTTTTTCACGGTGGTGGGTGATGACCAAGAGGCTGTTTCAAAGTGGCATGACGAAGAACTAAATGTCAGCGAAGACTTGGAGCCTCCAAATCTAACAACCTCACAGCTGACGTTCAGAGACGGTCTGAAACGTCTCTTCAGCTCAGAGAAATTTCAG ATAGCTGTTGTGATTCTGGTGATCTTGGATGCCTTATTTGTTCTGTGTGAGCTGCTGTTAGACCTGTCTATAATCAAAGTCGATGAGCATCACATCGCTCCAGAG GAGTTTCACTACCTCAGCTTGGCTCTGCTCACCTTCTTCATGGTGGAGCTGGGCTTTAAGCTGTACGCTTTCCAGATGGAGTTTTTCCACCACAAATTTAAGCTGTTTGATGGAATTGTTGTGATTCTGTCTTTCATCATGAATATCGTGTACATCTTCAAAGAGAACGCCTTTGATGCCAGGGGCTTCCTCATCCTGGTCAGGCTGTGGATCATTAATG GTATTCTGTTGTCAGTGAAGAGTCAAGCCGATCACAATGTGAACAAACTGAAAGAGGAAAATGATCGCCTCCTCCATCAAATTAGCGTGCTGCAAGAGCACAAAACCGCAATG